From the Luteolibacter arcticus genome, one window contains:
- a CDS encoding inorganic phosphate transporter, producing MTLILVVILVALAFEFINGFHDTANSIATVVSTKVLTPRQAIMLAAITNLFGALVGHAVAKTVSSGLVDSQFVTSQTIICALFGGIVWNLLTWWLGLPSSSTHAMVGGLCGATLANAQNNWEAIIWSQEKMKDGKVVMEGVLHKVIWPMLGSPVIGLVGGFLVMTLLYALLRNARPMWVNRFFGRAQIFSASYMGFAHGLADAQKTMGIITLALVTATTAGSFHDLPKTFHFLKMEKTPEAEQLLLTVIDGKHTLDTAARLETEGFKMRSGEFREAFLSLAAEVHDDLGDPAGAARARADVQKDYEASLAREKARFLPKVPILGPMVAVKYTEWPNALDAEGAKAEKDGKPPLKAMASKVRELASDVPAWIKVVCALVMAAGTSAGGWRIIKTMGHKMVKLQPVHGFAAETTAATLLAITGKYGMTVSTTHAITTAIMGVGATKRFSAIDMKIVKKILGAWVLTLPASAGVAYVSMWLWLKIAG from the coding sequence ATGACGCTCATCCTTGTCGTCATCCTCGTCGCGCTGGCCTTCGAGTTCATCAACGGCTTCCACGACACGGCGAACTCGATCGCCACGGTCGTCTCGACGAAAGTGCTCACCCCGCGGCAGGCGATCATGCTCGCCGCGATCACCAACCTCTTCGGCGCCTTGGTCGGCCATGCGGTGGCGAAGACGGTGTCGTCTGGACTGGTGGATTCCCAGTTCGTCACCTCGCAGACCATCATTTGCGCGCTCTTCGGCGGCATCGTGTGGAACCTGCTCACCTGGTGGCTCGGCCTCCCCTCCTCCTCCACCCACGCCATGGTCGGCGGCCTGTGCGGCGCGACGCTGGCCAACGCGCAGAACAACTGGGAGGCCATCATTTGGTCCCAGGAAAAGATGAAGGACGGCAAGGTCGTGATGGAAGGCGTCCTTCACAAGGTGATCTGGCCGATGCTCGGTTCGCCAGTTATCGGCCTGGTCGGCGGCTTCCTGGTGATGACGCTGCTCTACGCCCTGCTCCGGAACGCCCGCCCGATGTGGGTGAACCGCTTCTTCGGCCGCGCGCAGATTTTCAGCGCCAGCTACATGGGCTTCGCCCACGGCCTCGCGGACGCGCAGAAGACCATGGGCATCATCACCCTCGCGCTGGTCACCGCGACCACCGCCGGTTCATTCCATGATCTCCCGAAGACGTTCCATTTCCTGAAGATGGAAAAGACGCCGGAAGCCGAGCAACTGCTGCTGACGGTGATCGACGGCAAGCACACCCTCGACACCGCCGCCCGGCTGGAAACGGAGGGCTTCAAGATGCGCTCCGGCGAGTTCCGCGAGGCCTTCCTTTCGCTCGCTGCCGAAGTCCACGATGACCTCGGCGACCCGGCAGGAGCCGCCCGCGCCCGCGCCGACGTGCAGAAGGATTACGAGGCCAGCCTGGCCCGCGAGAAAGCCCGCTTCCTGCCCAAGGTCCCGATTCTCGGCCCGATGGTCGCAGTCAAATACACCGAGTGGCCAAATGCCCTGGACGCCGAAGGCGCGAAGGCGGAGAAGGACGGCAAGCCGCCGCTCAAGGCCATGGCCAGCAAGGTCCGGGAACTCGCGTCCGACGTACCGGCCTGGATCAAGGTGGTCTGCGCCCTGGTCATGGCAGCCGGCACCTCCGCCGGCGGCTGGCGCATCATCAAGACCATGGGCCACAAGATGGTGAAGCTGCAGCCGGTCCACGGCTTCGCCGCCGAGACCACCGCCGCGACTCTGCTGGCGATCACCGGGAAATACGGCATGACGGTGTCCACCACCCACGCCATCACCACGGCCATCATGGGCGTCGGCGC